One window from the genome of Sulfodiicoccus acidiphilus encodes:
- the pdxS gene encoding pyridoxal 5'-phosphate synthase lyase subunit PdxS has protein sequence MRYYPLEFSEIESFFYKLAELREASGKSEPKPLKKGTILVKHAFPIFQKGGVIMDVTNPSQAQIAESAGATAVMVLDKLPYDVRKSGGVARMAEPRVIEEVMNSVTIPIMAKVRIGHYMEAKVLEALGVDMIDESEVLTPADEEHHIDKWQFTVPFVNGARSLGEALRRIYEGASMIRTKGEAGTGNVSEAVKHMKIISREIGELKALTDEEVAKKAREFQVPYELAKLTATLGRLPVVNFAAGGIATPADAALMMWLGADGVFVGSGIFKSEDPEERAKAIVLATSNWEDPEVVLEAQKMISEKKSMMGIDVKTLRPEELLQVRGS, from the coding sequence ATGAGGTACTACCCCCTGGAGTTTTCGGAGATAGAGAGCTTCTTCTATAAGTTAGCGGAGCTCAGAGAAGCTTCTGGGAAATCTGAGCCTAAGCCCTTGAAGAAAGGAACAATCCTAGTGAAGCACGCCTTCCCCATATTTCAGAAGGGGGGAGTTATAATGGACGTAACAAACCCCTCTCAAGCTCAGATAGCCGAATCCGCTGGAGCGACTGCAGTTATGGTCTTGGATAAACTACCCTATGACGTTCGAAAGAGTGGAGGGGTAGCCAGAATGGCCGAGCCCCGAGTAATAGAGGAGGTCATGAATTCTGTAACAATACCTATAATGGCCAAGGTGAGAATAGGACATTACATGGAGGCTAAGGTGCTTGAGGCATTAGGAGTGGATATGATAGATGAGAGTGAGGTCCTGACTCCAGCTGACGAAGAACATCATATAGATAAGTGGCAGTTTACCGTGCCCTTCGTTAATGGAGCTAGGAGCCTAGGCGAGGCACTTCGAAGGATATATGAGGGGGCCTCAATGATTAGGACTAAAGGAGAGGCTGGAACTGGTAACGTCAGTGAGGCAGTGAAGCATATGAAGATAATTAGTAGGGAGATCGGCGAACTAAAGGCGTTGACCGATGAGGAGGTTGCCAAGAAGGCTAGAGAGTTTCAAGTACCATATGAGTTGGCCAAGCTTACGGCAACTCTTGGAAGGCTACCGGTAGTCAATTTCGCGGCAGGTGGGATAGCCACGCCTGCCGATGCCGCTCTGATGATGTGGCTTGGAGCTGACGGTGTGTTCGTAGGCTCTGGGATATTTAAGAGCGAGGATCCGGAGGAGAGAGCAAAGGCTATTGTTTTAGCCACATCTAACTGGGAAGATCCAGAAGTAGTCTTGGAGGCCCAGAAAATGATAAGCGAAAAGAAATCTATGATGGGGATAGATGTAAAGACGCTAAGGCCCGAGGAGCTTCTTCAGGTGAGGGGTTCATGA
- a CDS encoding 30S ribosomal protein S25e codes for MGGTQKKPISTLEKRVKEEDDKGTKKEKKQKGGGKAASTTMTSEQVSLKRASEEIQKQKAVTPYELSAKLNVSISAAKELLRQLEKQGTVKLLAKNRRTAVYVAA; via the coding sequence GTGGGAGGAACTCAGAAAAAACCTATATCCACTTTAGAGAAGAGAGTTAAGGAGGAGGACGACAAGGGGACTAAGAAGGAGAAGAAGCAGAAGGGAGGAGGCAAGGCCGCTTCTACAACAATGACATCGGAACAAGTAAGCCTCAAGAGAGCCTCAGAGGAGATACAGAAGCAGAAGGCTGTAACTCCTTATGAACTGTCCGCCAAACTGAATGTCAGCATAAGCGCTGCGAAGGAACTTCTTAGGCAGTTGGAGAAGCAGGGCACTGTGAAGCTCCTAGCTAAGAACAGAAGGACAGCTGTGTATGTCGCAGCTTGA
- a CDS encoding Kae1-associated kinase Bud32 yields the protein MEIVREMSRGAESVIYECRIFGVKCVLKRRLSKPYRYPILDLRINRERTLQESRIMLSALEAGADVPALLYVEPPSFSIFMEYLEGPTLMESLMEGKMDAKFLGNEVGKLVGILHSSGIVHGDLNTKNFLVVGTDVFVIDFGLAKRSFELEDLGVDVHVFMRSLESVHPAMASEVLHGFSQGYDNVTGSWDKVREKVTEIRRRGRYVRERKAKYSIG from the coding sequence TTGGAGATAGTTAGGGAGATGTCCAGAGGTGCCGAGTCAGTGATTTACGAGTGCAGGATATTTGGTGTTAAATGTGTTCTGAAGAGGAGGCTCTCCAAGCCGTATAGGTACCCAATTCTAGACCTTAGGATAAACAGGGAAAGAACCTTACAGGAATCAAGGATAATGTTGAGCGCGTTAGAAGCAGGAGCTGACGTGCCGGCCTTGCTTTATGTCGAACCTCCTTCCTTCAGTATATTCATGGAGTATTTGGAAGGTCCAACTCTAATGGAATCTCTGATGGAAGGGAAAATGGACGCCAAATTCTTGGGTAATGAGGTGGGCAAATTGGTGGGTATCCTGCACTCTAGCGGTATAGTTCACGGGGATCTTAACACCAAGAACTTTCTTGTAGTGGGAACCGATGTCTTCGTGATAGATTTCGGGCTTGCTAAGAGATCCTTCGAATTGGAGGATCTGGGAGTCGACGTACACGTCTTTATGCGTTCTTTGGAAAGCGTGCATCCGGCAATGGCCTCCGAGGTCCTCCATGGCTTCTCGCAAGGTTATGACAATGTTACCGGCTCTTGGGACAAAGTTCGCGAAAAAGTTACGGAAATTAGGAGGAGGGGAAGATATGTCAGAGAGAGGAAAGCTAAGTATAGTATCGGCTAA
- a CDS encoding aldo/keto reductase gives MKYRRVGNTELEVSEIGIGTWSIITDWWGAEVTKAEEVLRRAYQLGVTFYDTADYYGQGKGEEILGKTLSTVRDKVVILTKIGYNFYSGDHRKQDFTRDYLEEALSMSLKRLNTDYVDVLMLHNPRLNVIKDVEVYETMIEFKRDGKARVVGVALGPTLGWREEGLQAIGMGYEALEHIFNLIEREPGLTFLQHSGIGHFVRVPHASDVLDEERWEMLSNKKLHRALKDSAWVLKALEEIKNYLKEHPSPPLYQLAIQYILTHNAVSSVIPNMTSVHDVERFTRLSELEVLDEETMRTLNTLYEKKLKPLNLESEEETLAYK, from the coding sequence GTGAAGTACAGAAGAGTTGGTAATACCGAGCTTGAGGTTTCAGAAATAGGAATAGGGACTTGGTCCATAATAACAGACTGGTGGGGTGCGGAGGTGACTAAAGCTGAAGAAGTATTACGTAGGGCTTATCAACTTGGTGTGACCTTCTACGACACAGCGGACTACTACGGCCAGGGTAAAGGAGAAGAGATCTTGGGCAAAACTCTGTCCACTGTAAGGGATAAGGTCGTAATTTTAACAAAGATAGGATATAATTTTTATAGTGGAGACCATAGAAAACAGGATTTCACAAGGGACTATTTAGAGGAAGCACTTTCTATGTCACTAAAGAGGCTCAACACAGATTATGTGGACGTATTAATGCTGCACAACCCGAGGCTAAACGTGATCAAAGATGTCGAGGTCTACGAGACAATGATAGAGTTCAAAAGGGATGGAAAAGCGAGAGTTGTGGGAGTAGCACTAGGGCCGACACTTGGATGGAGAGAGGAGGGGCTGCAGGCCATTGGAATGGGATATGAAGCCCTTGAACACATATTTAACCTCATAGAAAGGGAGCCAGGTCTCACGTTTCTACAACACAGCGGGATCGGACACTTCGTCAGAGTTCCTCACGCATCTGACGTCCTAGACGAAGAGAGATGGGAGATGTTGAGCAACAAGAAATTGCACAGAGCGTTGAAAGATAGCGCTTGGGTTCTCAAGGCCTTAGAGGAGATCAAAAACTACCTGAAGGAACATCCCTCTCCTCCACTATATCAGTTAGCCATACAATACATTCTAACCCACAATGCTGTGAGCTCAGTGATCCCCAACATGACTTCAGTGCATGACGTGGAGAGGTTCACGAGACTGAGTGAACTAGAGGTGCTTGACGAGGAAACTATGAGGACCTTGAACACTCTCTATGAGAAGAAATTGAAACCGTTGAATCTGGAGAGTGAAGAGGAAACCTTAGCTTATAAATAG
- a CDS encoding V0D/AC39 family V-type ATPase subunit — MSVNTYLTSIARLLKSKTLSRSLMDELLGSGSWKESANILKERGILPEVGQNLEDTEAIVKRHFTSLGSELRNFTLSSNIGKRIADLYYYRLTLNDLKYLVSSVYSKVKVERRMILSGDQNLFSAAESSPNSIDELSTLLRGQIYGEALEYAAKSGARDLSALNSSLDLFFIIRLSSTINEMRGDWKAKADQLTCGYRDYYALSMAATQRVAVSTEIYCKVSPEVAKDLAAASSQQEGIEIVKRTEYGKGIQTTTLAAALAFVEHEAKIQARKAAKAVFMGDPFTPLSVMAALELISLDQEDIIKLFNAQALGFPSNKIKELLSFEFI, encoded by the coding sequence GTGAGCGTCAATACATACCTCACCTCGATAGCGAGACTTCTCAAGTCTAAAACCCTCTCTCGTTCTTTAATGGATGAGCTGCTGGGAAGTGGTAGCTGGAAGGAATCGGCCAACATATTAAAGGAGCGGGGTATCTTACCTGAAGTAGGACAGAACCTAGAGGATACCGAAGCGATTGTGAAGAGGCACTTTACTAGTCTAGGAAGCGAATTAAGGAACTTTACACTATCTTCCAACATTGGAAAAAGAATAGCAGACCTATACTATTACAGACTCACTTTGAACGATCTAAAGTATTTGGTGTCGTCAGTCTACAGTAAAGTGAAGGTGGAGAGGAGGATGATACTTTCTGGAGATCAAAACCTCTTCTCTGCTGCTGAATCCTCACCAAATAGCATAGATGAACTGTCAACGTTACTAAGGGGGCAGATTTACGGTGAAGCGCTAGAGTACGCCGCCAAAAGTGGGGCCAGAGATCTCTCGGCCCTTAACTCATCCCTAGATCTCTTCTTTATCATAAGATTGAGCTCCACGATCAACGAAATGCGTGGGGACTGGAAGGCGAAAGCGGATCAGTTGACTTGTGGATATAGAGACTATTATGCCCTAAGTATGGCGGCTACTCAAAGGGTTGCAGTCTCAACCGAAATCTACTGCAAGGTATCACCTGAGGTAGCTAAGGATCTCGCTGCAGCCTCTTCCCAACAGGAAGGAATCGAGATAGTTAAACGCACGGAATATGGAAAGGGGATTCAAACCACGACTTTAGCTGCTGCACTGGCCTTTGTGGAACATGAAGCCAAAATCCAGGCTCGAAAGGCTGCTAAGGCAGTGTTCATGGGGGATCCGTTTACGCCTCTGTCGGTTATGGCTGCACTAGAACTGATTTCACTCGATCAAGAGGACATCATAAAGCTATTTAATGCACAGGCTTTGGGATTTCCTTCAAATAAAATAAAGGAACTTTTGTCGTTTGAGTTCATCTAA
- the pdxT gene encoding pyridoxal 5'-phosphate synthase glutaminase subunit PdxT: MRIGILAYQGSFEEHAHHLRKALSTSGLEGEVIPVKKRMDLTSVEGIVLPGGESTTLGVVAERMGILEDLRTAIHDGLPVLGTCAGAIMLAKETSDSKVKIKQPTLGVMDFAVVRNYYGRQRESFQETLDMSRIGAEKVLVPFIRAPAIVKVWGNTEILAELEGRPVMVQEGPTLATTFHPELSSSYAVHQYFLKIVKR, from the coding sequence ATGAGGATCGGGATCCTCGCTTATCAGGGTAGCTTCGAGGAGCATGCACACCACCTTCGAAAGGCACTCTCTACATCTGGGCTGGAGGGGGAAGTGATACCCGTAAAGAAACGGATGGACCTAACCTCTGTGGAAGGAATAGTTCTACCAGGAGGTGAAAGTACTACTCTTGGTGTAGTTGCGGAGAGGATGGGAATACTCGAAGACCTGAGGACTGCGATTCACGATGGACTACCTGTACTAGGAACATGTGCAGGGGCAATAATGTTAGCCAAAGAGACTTCGGACTCTAAGGTTAAAATAAAACAGCCCACGCTAGGGGTAATGGACTTCGCGGTTGTAAGGAACTACTACGGAAGGCAGAGGGAGAGCTTCCAAGAAACCCTCGACATGAGTAGAATAGGTGCGGAGAAAGTGCTCGTCCCCTTCATAAGGGCTCCAGCGATAGTCAAAGTCTGGGGAAATACGGAGATATTAGCGGAATTGGAGGGAAGACCTGTAATGGTGCAGGAAGGGCCCACTCTGGCAACCACCTTTCACCCAGAACTATCCTCCAGCTATGCTGTGCATCAGTACTTCCTCAAGATCGTGAAAAGGTGA
- a CDS encoding TrmB family transcriptional regulator gives MGEEVINEILGRVSRFASFMGVSRGELRAYTSLLINGKMSARELSDNLGISYTKIYSLLNKLEMRGWIRKVESKPNRYEAVSVREVWAKIKGSLTDRLNQFEKEFIDPLSSVLAAPSYTVSTISGGKVMEVLTQLLYTPSNRYLIAFSSNRVINDEVVKGVVNASYRGETKVIVTKDVSADRLKGVNVRVMDSMFGSGVITRGTILLMIESSPTVLGIMSSHQYLVEIGTVYFEYLWSRASEVRSSS, from the coding sequence GTGGGAGAGGAAGTAATCAACGAGATCCTTGGAAGGGTGTCTAGGTTTGCGTCCTTCATGGGAGTATCTAGGGGAGAGCTAAGAGCCTACACCTCCCTGCTAATCAACGGGAAGATGTCAGCGAGGGAGCTATCAGACAATTTGGGAATTTCGTATACAAAAATTTACTCACTACTGAATAAATTAGAGATGAGAGGGTGGATAAGGAAAGTGGAGAGCAAGCCAAACAGATACGAGGCAGTATCTGTAAGGGAAGTGTGGGCCAAAATAAAGGGAAGTCTAACTGATAGACTTAACCAGTTCGAGAAGGAATTCATCGATCCTTTATCTTCAGTCCTCGCGGCCCCTTCTTATACAGTGTCAACTATAAGTGGCGGAAAAGTAATGGAGGTATTAACTCAGCTTCTATATACCCCATCAAACAGATATCTAATAGCTTTTTCCTCAAATAGAGTAATAAATGACGAAGTTGTGAAGGGGGTAGTTAACGCATCATATAGGGGAGAAACGAAGGTGATAGTAACTAAGGATGTTAGCGCTGATAGACTGAAGGGAGTAAACGTGAGGGTGATGGACTCGATGTTTGGCAGTGGAGTGATCACTAGGGGAACAATATTACTGATGATAGAGTCCTCACCTACGGTGCTGGGAATAATGTCTAGTCACCAGTACTTAGTGGAAATAGGGACGGTGTACTTTGAGTATTTATGGAGTAGGGCCAGTGAAGTGCGGAGTAGCAGTTAA
- a CDS encoding 30S ribosomal protein S27ae codes for MAKQETKAIVRTYYEISDEKIKLKNKKCPRCGSVMGHHLKPNERWACGKCGYTEFVGKKGK; via the coding sequence GTGGCTAAGCAGGAGACTAAGGCGATAGTAAGGACGTACTACGAGATCTCAGACGAGAAGATAAAATTAAAAAACAAGAAATGTCCTCGTTGCGGAAGCGTAATGGGCCATCACCTGAAACCGAACGAAAGGTGGGCCTGTGGCAAGTGTGGCTATACAGAGTTCGTAGGAAAGAAGGGTAAGTGA
- a CDS encoding ribbon-helix-helix domain-containing protein yields the protein MKIITIKVPEKYLEAIDELVNTGRYSSRSDAIRSAIGDLIRKELWIES from the coding sequence ATGAAGATAATTACAATAAAGGTACCTGAGAAATATCTTGAAGCCATAGATGAATTAGTCAACACTGGGAGGTACAGCTCTAGAAGCGACGCCATAAGGAGCGCAATAGGAGACTTAATAAGAAAGGAGCTATGGATTGAAAGCTGA
- a CDS encoding 30S ribosomal protein S24e, producing MSEVKVRISDKVEGVVELEMDNKVIGRKELVVTLFHIGASTPSRKEIIDGLSKVLNAKTDRIVVRRIDTSYGAGVSKVRVNMYEDGQKLKLYEYKHVLDRDAGTKQKKGGKSG from the coding sequence ATGTCTGAAGTCAAAGTAAGGATCTCAGACAAGGTTGAGGGAGTAGTAGAGCTAGAGATGGACAATAAAGTGATAGGGAGAAAGGAACTTGTTGTAACTTTGTTTCACATAGGTGCTAGTACCCCCAGTAGGAAGGAAATAATAGATGGACTGTCTAAAGTACTCAATGCTAAGACGGATCGGATAGTAGTAAGGAGAATAGATACGTCCTATGGGGCTGGGGTAAGCAAGGTGAGAGTAAACATGTATGAAGATGGGCAAAAGCTGAAGTTGTACGAATACAAGCATGTGTTAGATAGGGACGCTGGAACCAAGCAAAAGAAAGGTGGTAAGAGTGGCTAA
- a CDS encoding XTP/dITP diphosphatase produces the protein MSERGKLSIVSANRHKFLELAELAKDRGIKVEFANLSKVEIQANSLLEVSRTGAMLAFSQLQRPLIVEDAGLFVEALNGFPGPYSSYVFKTIGIEGILDLVRDRTDRSAFFQSVITYVDREQVVSFEGKVEGEIALSPRGRGGFGFDPIFIPRGSKLTFAEMDVRTKNLLSHRAVAFSKFLDFYAPRR, from the coding sequence ATGTCAGAGAGAGGAAAGCTAAGTATAGTATCGGCTAATAGACACAAATTCCTTGAGCTGGCTGAGCTGGCCAAGGACAGGGGAATAAAAGTTGAGTTCGCTAACCTCAGTAAAGTCGAAATTCAGGCCAACTCTTTGCTTGAAGTCAGTAGAACGGGGGCAATGTTAGCGTTCTCGCAACTACAGAGGCCGTTAATAGTGGAGGATGCTGGACTTTTTGTGGAGGCGCTAAACGGATTCCCAGGCCCTTATTCCAGTTACGTGTTTAAAACAATCGGCATTGAGGGAATATTAGACCTTGTTAGAGATAGGACGGATAGGTCTGCATTCTTCCAATCCGTGATAACTTACGTAGATCGCGAGCAGGTAGTGAGCTTCGAGGGAAAAGTGGAAGGCGAAATAGCTCTGTCACCTCGAGGAAGAGGAGGCTTTGGTTTCGACCCAATTTTCATCCCAAGAGGTTCCAAGCTTACGTTCGCCGAGATGGACGTCAGAACGAAGAACTTACTTTCTCACAGGGCCGTGGCCTTCTCCAAGTTCCTAGACTTCTATGCTCCCAGGCGCTGA
- the kae1 gene encoding KEOPS complex N(6)-L-threonylcarbamoyladenine synthase Kae1 yields the protein MKVLGIESTAHTLGVGVVADHSPYVLSNVKDTFVPREGGMRPGEVSHHHAEVAPKIVKESLREARLTIKEIDYIAVSIGPGLGPALRVGATLARALSLKYRKPLVGVNHGVAHIEIGYFSTGAQDPLVVYLSGGNTVITSLVEGRFRTFGETLDIALGNMFDTFVREAGLAPPYIINGRHMIDICAEEGENFIDLPYVVKGQDVSYSGILTAALKALKSHRRGDVCFSLREVAFDVLLEAVERALALTKKKEILVVGGVAASASLKEKLNSLADSWGVELKVVPPYYAGDNGAMIAYTGLQMAKHGAIMNIEESHIRPRWRVDEVDIVWR from the coding sequence ATGAAGGTATTAGGCATTGAATCTACAGCTCACACGTTAGGTGTTGGAGTAGTAGCGGATCATTCGCCGTACGTTCTTTCTAATGTTAAAGATACGTTTGTACCTAGAGAGGGAGGAATGAGACCAGGTGAGGTTTCTCATCATCACGCCGAGGTCGCCCCGAAAATCGTGAAGGAGTCCCTGAGGGAAGCCAGACTAACTATAAAGGAAATTGATTATATAGCGGTTTCCATAGGTCCTGGCTTAGGTCCAGCGCTCAGAGTTGGAGCTACACTTGCTAGGGCGCTGAGCCTCAAATATAGGAAGCCTCTTGTGGGAGTGAATCATGGTGTGGCACACATAGAGATAGGCTACTTCTCAACTGGTGCTCAAGATCCACTGGTGGTGTACCTCTCAGGCGGTAACACGGTGATCACTAGTCTGGTAGAGGGAAGATTCAGGACATTTGGAGAGACATTAGATATAGCTCTTGGGAACATGTTTGATACATTCGTGCGAGAGGCAGGGCTTGCTCCTCCCTACATAATCAACGGGAGACATATGATAGATATTTGTGCGGAGGAAGGAGAGAACTTCATAGACCTACCGTACGTAGTAAAGGGGCAGGATGTATCTTACTCTGGGATATTGACAGCAGCACTGAAGGCATTGAAGTCTCACAGGAGAGGAGATGTCTGTTTTAGTTTAAGAGAGGTTGCGTTCGATGTCCTGTTGGAAGCGGTTGAGAGGGCCTTAGCACTAACTAAAAAGAAAGAGATCCTTGTTGTGGGCGGCGTTGCTGCTAGCGCCAGTCTAAAGGAGAAACTGAACTCCCTAGCCGACAGTTGGGGAGTTGAGCTAAAAGTAGTTCCTCCTTACTATGCAGGAGATAATGGGGCCATGATAGCTTATACAGGACTGCAGATGGCCAAGCATGGCGCCATAATGAACATTGAGGAATCCCACATAAGGCCTCGCTGGAGGGTAGACGAGGTGGATATAGTTTGGAGATAG
- a CDS encoding tRNA (adenine-N1)-methyltransferase, with product MKVSEGEEVLLYVDERRKYLLRVEKGKYLSTDKGKVKCDEIIGLEYGSRLKLSKGEAYVLRPTVADLYRGGLRPSQVIYPKDVSYMIFYSGIGPGSKVVEAGTGSGYLTAALAHFVGDEGKVYSYDVRDDMQRNAEKNLRRLKLSHRVELKRGDVREEITEREVDAVFLDMPDPWNALKSVRVALKPSGHLSVFVPTLRQVELTYLAMGRTGFTDLRADQLILMEIRVKENATRPKNVGVMHTGYVVLGRKVQADISAPGSIEV from the coding sequence ATGAAGGTAAGTGAAGGAGAAGAAGTACTTTTATACGTGGACGAAAGGAGGAAATATCTCCTCCGAGTTGAGAAAGGAAAGTACCTATCTACAGATAAAGGAAAAGTGAAGTGTGACGAAATTATCGGGTTAGAGTACGGAAGTCGGTTAAAGTTGTCCAAAGGGGAAGCGTACGTGCTGAGACCGACCGTAGCGGACCTATACAGAGGAGGATTAAGGCCGTCGCAGGTAATATACCCCAAGGACGTCTCCTACATGATATTCTATTCAGGTATAGGCCCAGGTTCTAAGGTAGTAGAAGCCGGGACGGGCTCCGGTTACCTCACGGCGGCCCTAGCCCACTTCGTGGGAGATGAAGGGAAAGTTTACAGCTATGACGTCAGGGACGACATGCAGAGAAACGCGGAGAAGAACCTAAGGAGGCTAAAGCTATCTCACAGAGTAGAACTAAAGAGAGGCGACGTGAGGGAAGAAATAACGGAGAGGGAAGTCGATGCTGTGTTCTTAGATATGCCAGATCCTTGGAACGCCCTAAAATCGGTTAGAGTCGCACTTAAGCCAAGCGGCCACCTCTCAGTTTTCGTCCCCACTCTAAGGCAAGTCGAATTAACTTACTTGGCCATGGGAAGGACAGGCTTCACCGATCTCAGAGCTGATCAGCTCATCCTCATGGAAATTAGGGTCAAAGAAAACGCTACAAGACCCAAGAATGTTGGAGTTATGCACACGGGTTACGTAGTTCTAGGGAGGAAAGTTCAGGCCGATATTTCAGCGCCTGGGAGCATAGAAGTCTAG